Proteins encoded together in one Bacilli bacterium PM5-9 window:
- a CDS encoding ribosome biogenesis GTPase A (product_source=KO:K14540; cath_funfam=1.10.1580.10,3.40.50.300; cog=COG1161; ko=KO:K14540; pfam=PF01926; smart=SM00382; superfamily=52540; tigrfam=TIGR03596) produces MNNIHWYPGHMAKTRRLIEEKIKLIDIVIEIVDARIPYSSKNPMMNKLIHNKKKVILMSKVDLADPELTKKWSEFYQQNGYQVITSNLLDFKELNKILGQVNSELKDKREMDEKKGLKKRPIRILVVGIPNVGKSTFINKLAQKNSAKTGDKAGVTKALQWIKVADDFELLDSPGVLWPKLDDKKVALNLALTGAIKEEILPKEDICIEALKFMNEYYQKQFYERYMIDSMDNNDISSIVSVLEKIGRQRGCLIKGNEVDYDKVYDIILKEIKQNTIARMTFDREITI; encoded by the coding sequence ATGAACAATATTCACTGGTATCCAGGTCATATGGCAAAAACTAGAAGATTGATTGAAGAAAAGATAAAATTGATTGATATTGTAATTGAGATAGTTGATGCAAGGATTCCATACTCTAGTAAAAATCCTATGATGAATAAATTAATTCACAATAAAAAGAAAGTGATTTTGATGAGTAAAGTTGATTTAGCAGATCCAGAGTTAACAAAAAAATGGAGCGAGTTTTATCAACAAAATGGTTATCAAGTAATTACATCAAACTTATTAGATTTTAAAGAATTAAATAAAATTTTAGGGCAAGTTAATAGTGAATTAAAAGATAAAAGAGAAATGGATGAGAAAAAGGGATTGAAAAAACGTCCAATTAGAATTTTGGTTGTTGGTATACCAAATGTTGGTAAATCAACATTTATCAATAAGTTGGCACAAAAAAATTCAGCTAAAACTGGTGATAAGGCAGGAGTAACTAAAGCATTACAATGGATAAAAGTTGCAGACGATTTTGAATTGTTAGATAGTCCAGGAGTATTGTGGCCTAAACTTGATGATAAGAAGGTTGCTCTTAACTTGGCTTTGACTGGTGCCATTAAAGAGGAAATATTACCCAAAGAGGATATTTGTATTGAGGCTTTAAAATTTATGAATGAATATTATCAAAAACAGTTTTATGAAAGATATATGATTGATAGTATGGATAATAATGATATTAGTAGCATTGTTAGTGTTCTTGAAAAAATTGGTCGTCAAAGAGGCTGTCTAATTAAAGGCAATGAAGTTGATTATGATAAAGTTTATGATATTATCTTAAAGGAAATTAAACAAAATACTATAGCAAGGATGACATTTGATCGTGAAATCACTATTTGA
- a CDS encoding ribonuclease HII (product_source=KO:K03470; cath_funfam=3.30.420.10; cog=COG0164; ko=KO:K03470; pfam=PF01351; superfamily=53098), giving the protein MKSLFEYDLKYLEQYDYLIGIDEVGRGCLAGPLVVCGIIMKYDEVIESINDSKKLTPKKRNELYQKILDSKINHFIIEVDPCDVDNDNIYQATKKAMQKIACELQIDNCLVLSDAMPLDNIEHISIIKGDETSYAIACASIIAKVYRDNLMIELASTYPEYDFENNKGYGTKKHLQALEKHGYLENIHRKSFEPIKTMCNKQMKLEI; this is encoded by the coding sequence GTGAAATCACTATTTGAATATGATTTAAAATACTTAGAACAATATGATTATCTTATTGGAATTGATGAAGTGGGAAGAGGTTGTCTAGCAGGACCTTTAGTTGTTTGTGGTATTATTATGAAGTATGATGAAGTAATTGAGAGTATTAATGATAGTAAAAAATTAACACCTAAAAAAAGAAATGAATTGTATCAAAAAATATTAGATAGTAAAATAAATCATTTTATTATTGAGGTAGATCCATGTGATGTTGATAATGATAATATATATCAAGCAACAAAAAAAGCTATGCAAAAGATAGCTTGTGAATTACAAATTGATAATTGTTTAGTATTAAGTGATGCGATGCCTTTAGATAATATTGAGCATATCTCAATAATAAAGGGTGATGAAACTTCGTATGCGATTGCTTGTGCAAGTATAATTGCTAAAGTATATCGAGATAACTTAATGATTGAATTGGCTAGTACTTATCCTGAATATGATTTTGAAAATAATAAGGGATATGGTACAAAAAAACATCTTCAAGCCTTAGAAAAGCATGGGTATCTTGAAAATATTCATCGTAAGTCTTTTGAACCAATTAAAACAATGTGTAACAAACAAATGAAATTAGAGATATAA
- a CDS encoding hypothetical protein (product_source=Hypo-rule applied; superfamily=75138) produces the protein MEVLLIVSPSARINEIKKLELILNELILFEYKIMFLNIGHSSKEIISYLKKQHYYNYHLIGEDIPTYQISDNFTNLKKYSISNIIILGLRHKDNITKYLDEYIGTNTNLFVIAGEYGMINDGTKLVNDGAYLLSSIYDFKKFNC, from the coding sequence ATGGAAGTATTATTAATTGTATCTCCATCTGCAAGAATAAATGAAATAAAAAAATTAGAACTAATTCTTAATGAATTGATTTTATTTGAATATAAGATTATGTTTTTAAATATTGGACATTCAAGTAAAGAAATAATTAGTTATTTGAAAAAGCAACACTATTATAATTATCATCTAATTGGAGAAGACATACCCACTTATCAAATAAGTGATAATTTTACAAATTTAAAAAAATATTCAATATCAAATATTATTATTTTAGGACTTAGGCATAAGGATAATATCACAAAATATTTAGATGAGTATATCGGGACAAACACTAATTTATTTGTGATTGCAGGAGAATATGGAATGATAAATGATGGAACAAAGTTAGTAAATGATGGAGCATATTTGTTAAGCAGCATATATGATTTTAAAAAGTTTAACTGTTGA
- a CDS encoding DNA topoisomerase-1 (product_source=KO:K03168; cath_funfam=1.10.460.10,3.30.65.10,3.40.50.140; cog=COG0550,COG2260; ko=KO:K03168; pfam=PF01131,PF01396,PF01751; smart=SM00436,SM00437,SM00493,SM00834; superfamily=56712; tigrfam=TIGR01051): MATKLVIVESPSKSKTIEKYLGSDYQVLSSKGHIRDLAISGKGGLGIDIENGFIPKYVNSKDKKDVIKELKKASKGKEVFLATDPDREGEAISWHLAQVLDLDETNNNRIVFNEITKEAVTGALNNPRKIDLDLVSSQETRRMLDRIIGFKLSALLKSKIKSQSAGRVQSVALKLICERQKEIDAFIPEEYYTVDAKFKEQGIEFEAALNKFKNKKIELKSQAEAQEVLDKLNKEFEIKEVKKKNSMAKPKLAFITSTLQQEAYGKLGFNSKKTMRIAQALYEGIDLKDETVGLITYMRTDSNRLNDNFVKSTFEYIESEFGKDYVGSYATTKSKGNVQDAHEGIRPTTITQTPESIKKYLSPDQYKLYELIYARTLASLMKPAKKSNTTILLDNNGYEFNATGSTIAFDGYKKVYGKFEAASEKILPDLKEKETIKSKSIIDNQHFTKGPSAYTESSLIKDLEELKIGRPSTYSSIIETLKLRKYVTYEQKKFAPTEQGVLTNDELTKFFNEIINVKYTAQMEDELDEISDGEVDSIKVLTEFYQKFEPLLENAKEKMEKIPPKPTGEKCPECGHDLVYRKGRYGEFVACGNYPECKYIKKEEKKVEYTGEECPKCGSKMVKRYSAKTKSEFEGCSNFPKCRYIKPTPDEIVENEKCPECGKEVVIRQGRYGKFKCCIDYPKCKTIIKD, encoded by the coding sequence ATGGCAACAAAATTAGTCATTGTGGAATCACCAAGTAAATCAAAAACAATTGAAAAATATTTAGGTAGTGATTACCAAGTTTTATCTTCTAAAGGACACATTAGAGATTTAGCCATATCAGGTAAAGGTGGACTTGGAATTGATATAGAAAACGGATTTATTCCAAAATATGTAAACTCAAAAGATAAAAAAGATGTTATTAAGGAATTAAAAAAAGCTAGTAAAGGAAAAGAAGTTTTTCTAGCAACTGACCCTGATCGTGAGGGAGAAGCAATTTCTTGGCATCTTGCTCAAGTACTTGATTTAGATGAAACAAATAATAATCGTATTGTTTTTAATGAGATTACAAAAGAAGCAGTAACAGGTGCTTTAAATAATCCAAGAAAAATTGATTTAGATTTAGTATCATCTCAAGAAACAAGAAGAATGTTAGATCGTATCATTGGATTCAAATTATCAGCATTATTAAAAAGTAAAATAAAATCACAATCAGCTGGTCGTGTTCAATCAGTAGCTTTAAAGTTAATATGTGAAAGACAAAAAGAAATTGATGCGTTTATTCCAGAAGAATATTATACTGTGGATGCTAAATTCAAAGAACAAGGAATTGAATTTGAAGCAGCCCTAAATAAATTTAAAAATAAAAAAATAGAATTAAAATCACAAGCTGAAGCTCAAGAAGTTTTAGATAAATTAAATAAAGAATTTGAAATTAAAGAAGTTAAAAAGAAAAACAGTATGGCAAAACCAAAGTTAGCCTTTATTACAAGTACACTTCAACAAGAAGCTTATGGTAAATTAGGATTTAATTCAAAGAAAACAATGAGAATAGCCCAAGCATTGTATGAAGGAATTGATTTAAAAGATGAAACAGTAGGTTTGATTACATATATGAGAACTGATTCAAATCGTTTAAATGACAATTTTGTTAAAAGTACTTTTGAATATATTGAAAGTGAATTTGGTAAAGATTATGTTGGAAGTTATGCAACAACAAAAAGCAAAGGAAATGTTCAAGATGCCCATGAGGGAATTCGACCAACAACAATCACTCAAACACCAGAATCAATTAAAAAATATTTAAGCCCAGATCAATATAAATTATATGAATTGATTTATGCACGTACGCTTGCAAGTTTAATGAAACCTGCAAAGAAAAGTAATACAACTATTTTATTAGATAATAATGGTTATGAATTTAATGCAACAGGTAGTACAATAGCTTTTGATGGATATAAAAAAGTATATGGAAAATTTGAAGCTGCAAGTGAAAAAATTCTACCTGATTTAAAAGAGAAGGAAACAATTAAATCAAAAAGCATTATTGACAATCAACATTTTACTAAAGGACCAAGTGCTTATACAGAAAGTAGTTTAATTAAAGATTTAGAAGAATTAAAAATTGGTCGTCCAAGTACATATTCATCAATAATTGAAACATTAAAATTAAGAAAATATGTTACTTATGAACAAAAGAAATTTGCTCCAACTGAACAAGGAGTTTTAACAAATGATGAATTAACAAAATTCTTTAATGAAATTATTAATGTTAAATATACAGCTCAAATGGAAGATGAACTTGATGAAATTTCAGATGGTGAAGTAGATTCAATTAAAGTTTTAACAGAGTTTTATCAAAAATTTGAACCTCTTTTAGAAAATGCAAAAGAAAAAATGGAGAAAATACCACCTAAACCAACTGGTGAAAAATGCCCTGAGTGTGGACATGACTTAGTTTATCGTAAAGGTCGCTATGGTGAGTTTGTTGCTTGTGGTAACTATCCTGAATGTAAATACATTAAAAAAGAAGAAAAGAAAGTAGAATATACAGGTGAAGAATGTCCTAAATGTGGATCTAAAATGGTTAAAAGATATTCAGCAAAAACCAAATCAGAATTTGAAGGATGTTCAAATTTTCCAAAATGTCGATATATAAAACCAACACCAGATGAGATTGTTGAAAATGAAAAATGTCCTGAGTGTGGAAAAGAAGTAGTTATTAGACAAGGACGTTATGGTAAATTTAAATGTTGTATTGATTATCCAAAATGTAAAACAATAATTAAGGATTAA
- a CDS encoding DNA mismatch repair ATPase MutS (product_source=COG0249; cath_funfam=3.40.50.300; cog=COG0249; pfam=PF00488; smart=SM00534; superfamily=109715,52540; transmembrane_helix_parts=Inside_1_26,TMhelix_27_46,Outside_47_50,TMhelix_51_70,Inside_71_201,TMhelix_202_221,Outside_222_224,TMhelix_225_244,Inside_245_582), translating into MKRDYYQEKTNLFLENLIVTNKKSQTISLIRFIVFVLFAGCALLGIYDKKVMFLIPTFLFLGVFIYLVIWHSKIEWQQKLEKSSLKICEDYLKRFDYQWQDFSNVGGQFVNDALFICRDLDIIGKNSLYQYLVLAKSNKGQQKLFNSLTSFEISNDASSIHELASNKDLHLKLSSLINMYDNKKSDLILNDNKSLDLKTKKVYYFLANIYSIFVLGVLALALFNVISLSYLIAILILNAIIVLVKFNSNKNYLASIHKNHNNLDIVLKVIKEIEQADFESIKLKNIKDTLTRDFNASNSINKLIKLKERLESQSNALLYFFAEVLLLWDYRNVLYYDTWKKTLGKNAQQYLEIFYDFEVMLSLAIIEQTKEEVVDANVKVSNYPYLNATGLYHPLLNNENVIANDFNTQAQTTIITGSNMSGKTTFIRSIGINMLLAYSGAMVCAKKFDVTLMKIFTSIRVEDNMNDGISTFYAEINRIKEMVQAQEEGQVMLCLIDEIFKGTNSEDRIYGAKETIKHLTKPYCINFVTTHDAQLCEIKNIVNYHFEEFYENDEIMFNYVIKKGVSKTRNAKYLLKMAGIVK; encoded by the coding sequence GTGAAAAGAGATTATTATCAAGAAAAAACAAATTTATTTTTAGAAAATTTAATTGTTACAAATAAAAAATCACAAACAATATCTTTAATTAGATTTATTGTTTTTGTGCTTTTTGCAGGCTGTGCTTTATTAGGTATTTATGATAAAAAAGTAATGTTTTTAATACCAACATTTCTTTTTCTAGGAGTGTTTATCTATTTAGTTATTTGGCATTCAAAAATAGAATGGCAACAAAAGTTAGAAAAGTCATCCTTAAAAATATGTGAAGATTATTTAAAAAGATTTGATTATCAATGGCAAGATTTTTCAAATGTAGGAGGTCAGTTTGTAAATGATGCACTATTTATTTGTCGTGATTTAGATATTATTGGAAAAAACTCATTATACCAATATCTTGTTTTAGCGAAATCAAATAAAGGCCAACAAAAACTATTTAATTCGCTAACAAGTTTTGAGATTTCAAATGATGCTTCTTCAATTCATGAGCTAGCAAGCAATAAAGATTTGCATTTAAAATTAAGTTCACTAATAAATATGTACGATAATAAAAAAAGTGATTTAATATTAAATGATAATAAAAGTTTAGATTTAAAAACAAAAAAAGTTTATTATTTTCTAGCAAATATTTATTCAATATTTGTACTTGGTGTATTAGCACTAGCTTTATTTAATGTTATATCATTAAGCTATTTAATTGCAATATTGATTTTAAATGCAATAATTGTTTTAGTTAAATTTAATTCAAATAAAAATTATTTAGCTAGTATCCATAAAAATCATAATAATTTGGATATTGTATTAAAAGTAATTAAAGAAATAGAGCAAGCAGATTTTGAAAGTATAAAATTAAAAAATATAAAAGATACTTTAACAAGAGATTTTAATGCTAGTAATTCAATCAATAAATTAATTAAATTAAAAGAAAGATTAGAATCACAATCTAATGCCTTGCTGTATTTCTTTGCTGAAGTTTTATTGTTATGGGATTATCGAAATGTTTTATATTATGATACATGGAAGAAAACACTAGGTAAAAATGCTCAACAATACCTTGAAATTTTTTATGATTTTGAAGTTATGCTTAGCTTAGCTATTATTGAACAAACTAAAGAAGAAGTAGTAGATGCAAATGTTAAAGTAAGTAACTATCCTTATCTTAATGCAACTGGGTTATATCATCCACTTTTAAATAATGAAAATGTGATTGCTAATGATTTTAATACTCAAGCGCAAACAACAATTATCACTGGTTCTAATATGTCAGGAAAAACTACATTTATTAGAAGTATTGGTATTAATATGTTACTTGCTTATTCAGGTGCAATGGTGTGTGCTAAAAAATTTGATGTTACATTAATGAAGATATTTACATCAATTAGAGTAGAAGATAATATGAATGATGGAATATCAACATTTTATGCAGAAATAAATAGAATTAAGGAAATGGTGCAAGCTCAAGAAGAAGGGCAAGTAATGTTGTGTTTAATAGATGAAATTTTTAAAGGAACAAACTCCGAAGATCGAATTTATGGTGCAAAAGAAACAATCAAACATTTAACAAAACCATATTGTATTAATTTTGTCACAACACATGATGCACAATTATGTGAAATAAAAAACATTGTCAATTATCACTTTGAAGAGTTTTATGAAAATGATGAAATTATGTTTAATTATGTGATAAAAAAAGGAGTTTCAAAAACAAGGAATGCTAAATATTTATTGAAAATGGCAGGTATTGTTAAGTAA